From the Malus domestica chromosome 17, GDT2T_hap1 genome, one window contains:
- the LOC139193419 gene encoding uncharacterized mitochondrial protein AtMg00810-like, producing MNDLGGLKYFLGIKVARSKQGIFLSQRKYVLNLLAETEMLDCKSADSPIVQNHHLAMHLNQVPTNKDRYQRLVGRLIYLSHTRPDTYAVSVVSQFMHSPSEAHMGMVERILRYLKSSPGRGIMFSKNDHCRIEGYIDADWAGNITDCQSISGYFTFVGGNLVNWQSKKQKVVALSSAEAEYRGMAK from the coding sequence ATGAATGATCTTGGTGGTTTGAAATATTTCTTGGGGATAAAAGTAGCTCGATCTAAACAGGGTATATTTCTGTCTCAAAGAAAATATGTTCTAAACTTATTAGCTGAAACCGAAATGCTTGATTGTAAATCGGCTGACAGCCCTATAGTCCAAAATCACCATCTTGCCATGCACCTTAATCAAGTTCCCACTAACAAAGATCGTTATCAAAGGTTAGTTGGGAGGTTAATTTATTTATCTCACACCAGGCCTGATACATACGCAGTAAGTGTTgttagtcaatttatgcattctcCGAGTGAGGCACATATGGGTATGGTTGAACGCATCCTACGATACCTGAAGTCCTCACCGGGTAGAGGCATCATGTTTTCCAAGAATGATCATTGCCGAATAGAGGGTTACattgatgcagattgggcaggtaaCATTACTGATTGTCAGTCCATATCTGGTTACTTTACATTTGTGGGAGGCAACTTAGTGAATTGGCAGAGTAAGAAACAGAAAGTGGTTGCTTTATCAAGTGCAGAGGCGGAATACAGGGGTATGGCAAAATGA